One Companilactobacillus heilongjiangensis genomic window, GCAATCATTTGCATTTGTCTTGAAGACAAACTGCGACTTAGTTTTTCCTTAGCCATATATATACCTCATCCTCTTTTGTTCACGTTTCATGAACACTTGTATTAATAATATGGATTATATGATAACGCAGTCTTGTGAAAATGTCATATGTTTTTTCACATTATAATGAAAAAGATAGGTGTAAAGTTAAATGATTAATATTTTTGATAAATATTCTTGTTTTGTGATTCAATATAAATTTGTTTATATATATTTACAAATCGTCCTATAAATTAGATAATATAAGGTAATAGTAAAGAGACTTTTCGAATCTATATAATTATGCGGGATATAAGGCAAAACTTTACCTTTTATTCCGCATAATTTATCTAAGGGATTTGAAGATGTAGCGAGGACAAAACTATGGATATTAATATTTTTATTGAACGGAGAAAGTCATTAAAAATGTCGCAGGTAAAGCTGTGCGAGGGTATTTGTACGCAATCGACCTTGAGCAAATTTGAGAATAACGGCCGTGTACCTTCATTGAATATCTTGAATAAACTTTGTGAGCGCTTGGGATTATCAGTGGATGATCTCTATAAAAATTCAACCGACTCCACAGCTCATATGCGTCGGGTGATAGAGCAGATTGAAAAGAAATTTATGATGGAAAGTTATCCTGAAGTAGCTCAAGGTTTGAGTGAAATCGATGTTAATACGATCAATAACACGACCTTAAAACTCCAGTATTACTACCAAAAAGGCTTATTTACGACGTTAACTAATGGCAAGCCGGAAGAGATGTTTTTCTACTTCTCACAGATTTTGGACGATTTAGACGAAAAACATCAGACAATTTATTCGTATATCGCTTATATTGGCTTGGGAACCTTCTATTCTCGAATCAATCAAATCAAAGAAGCTAATTTTTATTTTGAAAAAGCTTGGAATTTTATCAAGTTACATGAAAACGAAACTTACCCTAAGAATACAGTGAACGATTATCTGCGCTTATTGACAGTTATCTTTTTCACGGCTTCCTTCTATATTAAGGTGGAAGATTATGATAAGGGGACTGATTTAGTTAACCGTGGAATCAAGTTGTGTGCTGAGGAACATATGACATACTACTTGCCACGTTTGAAGTTGTTGGCGGCCAAGATTGCTATTGGTCAAAGTAAGTCTGCCGAAGAGGTTAAAGGCTTGTTGACGGAAGCTGCGGCTTTTGCCAAGATCAATCGGAATGAAGTAGTTGAATTGAGAATTAATGCATTACGTAAACAATATGAAAATGAAAAATAAAAAAATTCCTAGCAGGATAATTTTCTGCTAGGAATTTTTTTATGCTCTTTTACGTTTTAGTTCACAGATTGAAATGAATCCTAAGATCAATACTCCCAAAATTGAGTAGAGAATATTGGCATCTTTGGAACCGGTCTGAGGCAAAAGACTATTTGAAGTATTAGTCCTTTGATAAGGAACAGATGGAACCATTGGATTGTTAGGTGTGAAGTCGGTAGTTGTGTCAGAACCGCCGCCACCGTTATCTGTATTTATTTGGTCGCCAGTACCGCCATTGCTACCGTTGTTTCCATTATTACCACCAGGATTGTCTGGAGTAAATGGAGTGCCAGGGTTATCAGGATTATCTGGGTTTCCTGGTGTCTTTGGTGTGTGAGTATTGGTAATCGTTATAACGTTGTTATTGGTTGATTGAGCAGCAGTATAACCAGAAACAGCATCTTCTTGAACGCTGTAGTTGCCATTCTTGTCCAAGTTATTCCAAGTGTATGACCAAGCATTGAGTGAACTCAATTGAACCGCTTGACCAATTACTGAGCCATTCTTCAAAAGATGAACGGTTACTTGGCTAGGACGTAGATTATCCTTATTATTGCTGTCATTCCAAAGTTTATTGACAGTTAGATTAGTTTTATCGTCTTTTGTAGTTGTTGTGCTTGGCGTGTGAGTGTTGGTGATTTTCACATTGGTGGCGCTTGT contains:
- a CDS encoding helix-turn-helix domain-containing protein codes for the protein MDINIFIERRKSLKMSQVKLCEGICTQSTLSKFENNGRVPSLNILNKLCERLGLSVDDLYKNSTDSTAHMRRVIEQIEKKFMMESYPEVAQGLSEIDVNTINNTTLKLQYYYQKGLFTTLTNGKPEEMFFYFSQILDDLDEKHQTIYSYIAYIGLGTFYSRINQIKEANFYFEKAWNFIKLHENETYPKNTVNDYLRLLTVIFFTASFYIKVEDYDKGTDLVNRGIKLCAEEHMTYYLPRLKLLAAKIAIGQSKSAEEVKGLLTEAAAFAKINRNEVVELRINALRKQYENEK